The Candidatus Saccharibacteria bacterium oral taxon 488 genome has a segment encoding these proteins:
- the ruvC gene encoding crossover junction endodeoxyribonuclease RuvC, producing the protein MRIIGIDPGTGILGFGVIDTKRGGYRLVTAGVIKTPAHTPLDERLAEIFDGLTEIIAETRPEVMSIEKLFFARNVTTAISVAHARGVAMLTGHKAGLVISEYTPLQIKQTLTGYGKADKKQIQEMVRLNLGLSQAPKPDDCADALAAAITHAAMTRPSVV; encoded by the coding sequence ATGAGAATTATTGGCATTGATCCGGGGACTGGTATCTTGGGCTTTGGTGTGATTGACACGAAGCGGGGCGGCTACCGGCTGGTGACGGCTGGTGTGATCAAGACGCCAGCGCACACGCCACTGGACGAGCGGCTGGCGGAGATTTTTGATGGCCTGACGGAGATCATCGCTGAGACCAGACCTGAGGTGATGTCAATTGAAAAGTTGTTTTTTGCGCGTAATGTCACCACTGCTATTTCTGTGGCCCATGCTCGTGGCGTGGCCATGCTGACTGGACACAAGGCAGGCCTCGTGATCAGTGAATACACACCGCTACAGATCAAACAGACGCTGACTGGCTACGGCAAGGCTGACAAAAAGCAGATTCAGGAAATGGTGCGCCTCAACTTAGGCCTCAGCCAAGCACCAAAACCAGATGACTGCGCCGATGCGCTGGCGGCGGCCATCACCCACGCAGCGATGACGCGCCCCAGCGTGGTATAA